Proteins from one Chroococcidiopsis sp. CCMEE 29 genomic window:
- a CDS encoding SGNH/GDSL hydrolase family protein, which translates to MALVKILKKLRQKLRRQQPRQQLTYEQMLAFLKQEAHLAALNRPQHLTILAGDSLSSWFPTDLLPPERTWLNQGIAGDTSAGLLQRLELFDKIQPERIFVMIGINDLIRGVADGMILENQQQIVRYLRRVHPESQIVLQSILPHNQQFSNWKRAAPVPNSQIRQLNQEIRAIAAAEGANYLDLHSLFTDVEGNLRPELTTDGVHLSRQGYLVWRSALQMYK; encoded by the coding sequence ATGGCGTTAGTCAAAATACTTAAGAAATTGCGCCAGAAGTTGCGCCGACAACAGCCACGTCAGCAGTTGACTTATGAGCAAATGCTCGCATTTCTAAAGCAAGAGGCGCACTTAGCTGCCCTTAACCGTCCCCAGCATTTAACAATTTTGGCTGGGGACTCTTTGAGTAGCTGGTTTCCTACTGATTTATTACCACCAGAACGCACCTGGCTAAATCAAGGAATTGCTGGAGATACTTCAGCTGGACTGCTGCAACGGTTAGAGTTGTTTGACAAAATCCAACCGGAAAGAATTTTTGTGATGATTGGCATTAATGATTTAATCCGTGGGGTGGCGGATGGGATGATTCTGGAGAACCAACAGCAGATTGTCCGCTATTTGCGACGGGTGCATCCAGAGTCTCAGATTGTTTTGCAATCGATTTTGCCCCATAATCAGCAGTTTTCAAACTGGAAAAGAGCCGCTCCTGTTCCTAACAGTCAGATTCGCCAACTGAATCAGGAAATCAGGGCGATCGCTGCAGCAGAAGGAGCCAACTATCTGGATTTACATTCCCTATTTACTGACGTTGAAGGGAATCTGCGTCCCGAATTGACCACAGATGGGGTACATCTGAGTAGACAAGGGTATTTAGTTTGGCGCTCGGCATTGCAGATGTATAAATAA